The following nucleotide sequence is from Pseudobutyrivibrio ruminis HUN009.
TTTATCAATAAGATATTTAAGGAGGATTTTAACTATGGCATACGTTATTTCTGATTCATGCGTATCATGTGGTACATGCGAGCCTGAGTGCCCAGTAGGTGCTATCTCACAGGGAGATTCACAGTTCAACATCGACGCTGACGCTTGCGTTGAGTGTGGTACATGTGCAGGTGTTTGCCCAACAGGAGCAATCGCTCAGGGCTAATAGCTTAATCAAGAAAACCGGTTAAAGAGCATCGCATTCGCGGTGCTCTTTTTTTGTGCCCACTCTACCAACAGCGGCGTCAGAAGAGCAAAGAATTTAAAGAACACGCACCATAAAAAATGCGACACGTGATGCTTAGAAAAACATAATCCGCAGACGATGCAAGTAAATAAGTATGAGCCCTGTACACTAAGGGCGGGTTTTACAATTTATTAAGTTGGGAGGGGCCTGGGCCGGGGTGCAGTGCAGGGGAGCGGGGCCACATAAAGGTGGAATTTGGCGGGATGGTTTGTTATACTTTGAAGGAATATAGATACGAGGGAGATGCTTATGAGCAATACGTATAGACATAGACGAAAGAGAAAGAAAAGATTTAGGATTCCGAGGGGGTATATTTACATTGCGGCAGGAATCATAGCACTTGCGGTGTTGATTGTAGGAATATATGCCATTAAGAAGTATACGCCTA
It contains:
- a CDS encoding DUF362 domain-containing protein; amino-acid sequence: MAYVISDSCVSCGTCEPECPVGAISQGDSQFNIDADACVECGTCAGVCPTGAIAQG